Sequence from the Zeugodacus cucurbitae isolate PBARC_wt_2022May chromosome 5, idZeuCucr1.2, whole genome shotgun sequence genome:
GCTGGTGAAGGTTGATTGGCAAAGCGTCGCTTGGTTAGCGCTCACACAGCCGCAGCAACAATAGAAGCTGTTGTAAATGCTCtcaataatttgcaaatactctatatacatacatatctctatatttgtatgtgtgtgtgtgtctgaatGCATTAGTAtgcgtatattatatatagaagtgtatttgatttattattattcgccatttattttattttatattgcttttACCGCGTCTGTGGCTATTTTTTGCTACCCCCTTTcgtaatttcaacttttttcctATTCATGCTATTTAAAAAACACGTAAACAATAGCCGGAGAGtggcaaaaactaaaaataacggtacaaaCGTATGTAACAAAAGCTTCAAACAGCAAGATAATTAATTTATAGGCATGATAAGTTGGCAtttaagccaaatttcatacaaattatcttccgtAAGTCTCTCCGAAagtctaactcgaagttttttgtggattatggcgaTTCGAATTAGTGAAGTTCAACAGTATACACTCTTTTTAGTTGCTATTGTATTGCTTTTCTTGACAGTATAGGTCCAACAAACTTAACGTATTGACAAGGTTTAAGGTTAAAGTGAGCGATTATGTTGTAACACAATCCGAAAGTGGTTGCGACTGTTTCTTACTCTTTTAAATATGGAAAGGAATATTTGAGAAAGATTCCAGTAcagatatataaaattttgctttcaagTTGAAAGCATCTCTAATGCCAACTTTAACACTCCATTTTTTCGACTATAAAGTCATGACCAGATAACTCTACCTCTCGGCCGAACTTTTGGAACAACTTTCGTCGAAACATTTCGACTACAAGAAACCAAAGTTTTCAAGTTGAAAGAAGCTCTAATCCTCCGTTATTTCGACTATAAAGtcaataaaacttttatatatacatacaacataGAACTCTTCTTCACAGCCGAACTTCTGGAACAACTTTCGTCGAAACATTTCAACTACTATATGAAACCAAGACTGTTAGAACCTGACatgcaaaattttcatttagtcTGAAATTACATAGAAGTATGAtccaaattcataaaaaaattggcccaGGAACTAAAATCTAAGAAAAAAATGCTACCCAGTATCGTAGGAACTTACAGAACTTGATTGTTAAATGGAGGCCATGTTCCGACAAAGACAACcgaaattatttgcattttgcaaagcaTAAGTTGAATGTTTAAAGAATTTCGTCAGAAGGTCTAAAAATTACTGACCGATTAAATTTCAATTGCTGTTTTTATGCAAGCGGAAATTTCTGCTATTTCTAGTCAGCGTCTATGGCGAAGGAATACCAAAATGTTCCAGTTGAAATTTACCATTGAAAACTTTAGCGACAGATATATTGCTACGGAGCGTAATCTATGGAGGAACGATTCACTCATACGATAGTAGAGTGACGATACTAGCCTTAAGCTCAATACGTCTGGTGTCGatgtttcaaaattcaaaatggcggatccaataagGTGGgcgtttttttttgaaaaactataTAGGAATCGCTTGAACTTCGTAACTcgagttttcggggtcgctaattacgaatccggtgtatgtttttgaaaattcataacaaaaaattttttgtgtgtctgtgttatCTTCACTATCAGTGGCATCGCACTACTTCACGGTCTAGGTGTTTGGCCATAACGGAAACACGAAAATACAGATCAACAGCGCGAAATGGCGTttatagaagtgaaaaatcttGGCTTCACAACGAACTGTCCTTAATGCTCTAGGTGTACTTCCCTTTGAGGAACAGccatacaacctaacctaacctaacattgaAATGATACTGCCTTGTGAAAAAAAATCCTTGAACTGCCCAGAACTCTTTCTATACGAAGGATACACAATTTAGTTAAAACTATGCTAAGAAATTGGAACTCATGAACCAGTAAACAAATGGCAGCTGCACATACCACCATGCTCCCTCACCACCACGAAAGAAACTAATTTAGAAATCGCCACCGCTAATGCGCTAACACCAACTCCATTTACATAATATTCCAATTAATTAGCTGCATTTTAAAATTCTTGTAATACTTGTAGGCGAATCATGATTTGCGCACTAATTATCGCTAACAAGTATATGCATAAGATTTACTTGGCTTAGCAGCTGTACTAAGTAGTAAGTAGTCAGTACCGGGGAGTAAAGCTGTAAAGCACCGAACTAACCCTGACATTTTCCACAAAAGGACATAAACACGCAACCgtgttggaaaatatatatatgtacatacatagacgtatgtatgtgtaaacatGCGGAGGACGTGGAGGCGTGCGCTGGCATTTAGCGGCAGCGCTGGCAGGAGCAACACCATTTATGTTGAGTGGTACTTGTTGCAAATATCGATTAAAGTACCGCACGCGCtcgaatgtacatatgtgtgtgtgtggctgtgtggcTATGAAcattgcatatatttaaataaacatgtAGAAATGTATGTGTTCATTTACTCTATACAagctttaaatatacatacatacatatttatacttatacCTAGATATATGTAGGTGGTTGAGTAGGTTATTTTttcattgctattgttgtaaatctaaatttttttcgcaattcCAACAGACAATAGGCGCATAactataaatatactatatgtatgcatgtgcgaGTACTTGTGTGTGCAAAAGCGCTGACAACAAGTGGGCCAATTGACTAAAGTGTTAATAGAAGTGCAAAGTGGTTGTCTTTGCTTCTCTGTACTatgtgctgtgtgtgtgtgtgcgcgcatgCATTGGCGTAGGCTTCTGTTAATGATGCTCAAATGGCAAATGACTTGAAGTGTCCTTGATAgttaataactttttaatttctaagcttgattttttttttgccctgTACGTGCATCAACTGCTGTTTGCGTTGCTCATACGCACCGCCGCACCACTGATCGTTTAAGTTGACCAGTTTTtagttataattaaatttttttctgctttttcacACACATACGTGGGTTTATGtcacattttttcaaatattttcgtttttacttgcagctaaaattcaaaattccttTACCGCCCggcgtaacaacaacaacacttatacCGAAGCTAATACGCACGAAAGATGTGAAACAGCTGCAGGATGGCAGCGCGCAGCCGACAAAGCCGAAATTAAcggtaaatattaatttgcataatttttgttaGGTAAAAAAGCGCGTTCAGAGTTCCAAAGATGTTTTTGAACTCTCCATATAGGGCTGTCACGCTCGGAATATATAACAGATCCATAATGTTTGTTCCTCTCTTTACCATCGCACTATAATAACAGACCGCGCCATGTTCAACAAAGATAAGAGATCCATAATATTTGTTCCTTTCTTCCCCATGGAAATCTGGTTTATGTAACCTGGATGGACCCAGAAACTTTGCTCCATCACTTCAAACAGGGCTGTCATGCTCAACAAAGTTAAAAGATCCGTAATGTTTATTCCTTTATCCCCATGGCAATCAGATTTAAGTAAGCTGGATAGACCCGAACTTTTATCTGGACAGGACTGTAAGCACAGtagtattcttaaaattttttccgGAAATGTCTTCGTTCATCATGTTAGATATTTCCAAATGGATAAGGTATCGGATCTCCTCATGACATAATAGATAAATTCAACTGGTACCGTTAAAGACCAAAACTGTTCTATGCCTGTGtcctaccagactaacctaactttTGATATGTGCTGCTCGAACAATAGTCCACGTcctcaaaaaagtaatgttcTTCTTTAGAATCTGACTAATTGATCTGCCGATAACTAAGTACCGACTGTAAAGTAATGCCCATCTGAATCTAGTCCTTTTGATACCAAGCTACCAAAGTGGATATCTCACAATTACTCCTCGCAATTCCTTTCAAAATCTTGATAGCAGTACGTGGCACACAGTAGTTCAACTCTGAAGCCTGCTTTAATATACAGTTATACCTtgaatttaatatgttttttccGCTCCATAGAAATGCCTCAACACACTGGACTTAACATCGCTGGGTGTTGGCTCGTGTTGCGGCACTGGTATGTACCTGGTAGCGGGTATGGTGGCGAAAAATCTCGCTGGACCCGGTGTGATTATTAGTTTTATCATTGCAGCGGTGGCTAGCATTTTCTCTGGTAAGAAAATACGCagcttgtgaaaaatttaaaaataaacattttatattccatGCTAAGGTGCCTGCTATGCGGAGTTCGGTGTACGCGTGCCACACACTTCCGGTTCAGCTTACATGTACTCATATGTGGCGGTGGGCGAGTTTGTAGCGTTTATTATTGGCTGGAATATGATATTGGAATATTTAATAGGTAAGCGCGCGTTTTAATTTCGCATAACTACAGAGTGCGCGGCATTTCATTTGGTTTGatattgaaagaaaatttcaatttagattttaaatttttaaaataaattaataaatttttaatttcaattaaatttatctcATTATTTTGCATTACTCCAACAGGAACAAGTGCCTGTGCGTGTGCTTTAAGTTCGAGTTTCGATTCACTAACCGGCGGTGCAATAGCGAATGCGATTGGCGATTCAATCGGCACCATATTTGGTGAGTCTTTAAGCAAATCCCGCTTTAGTATGACTTAATTTGCACTCGTTCGATTTTTATTAGCACTTAATACTAAAAGACCATTTATCATAACTACCATATCTCTGACTCATCCAACACCAACACATCCACTAGGTAAACCACCCGATTTTATAGCATTCGGCATAGCGTTGATTATGACCTGCGTATTGGCGATGGGAGCGAGTAAATCGGTGATATTCAATCACACATTGAATGCCATAAATCTGGCGACATGGGTATTTGTGATGGCAGCCGGTTTATTTTATGTTGACACCAGCACTTGGACCGAACACCAAGGCTTCCTGCCGTATGGTTGGAGTGGTGTAAGTtacgcaaaccaaaaaaaaattatttatggcttataaaaaatcaattacgGCTACAAGAATTGCAAGGATTTTAATGCGCTTTTGGTTACAGGTGTTCTCGGGCGCTGCGACCTGTTTTTATGCTTTCATTGGTTTCGATATTATAGCCACCACCGGTGAGGAGGCGCACAATCCGCAAAAGAGCATACCGAAAGCCATTGTTGGTTCGCTGGTGATCGTTTTGTTTGCGTATGTGAGCGTCAGTTTAGTGTTAACACTAGTCGGTAAGCGTTTTATATAGTAATTGCTGTTTTTCTGGGTTTCTAATCTTCAATTACTTGCAGTGCCCTACGATCACATCAATGCGGGCGCCGCGCTGGTGCAAATGTGGTCTTATGTGGGCGCACCGAAATGCCGCGCCATTGTCGCTGTGGGCGCCACCGCCGGCCTATCCGTGGCCATGTTCGGCTCCATGTTCCCAATGCCACGTGTGATTTATGCAATGGCGCAGGATGGACTCATATTCAGGTACTGCAAAACACATTTAGCTCATCTAACAGCCTTTACACAcatcaattaaccgacctttgctcgattaaagcgcttatTTATTTCCCTTTTCACAGAGgagctaattgttcaattaactgtGTGAAAAGGCAATAACATTAAAATCAACTTTGTTCTCCCCGCAGACAACTCTCACAACTCTGGCAACGCACTAATGTACCCGGTTTGGCGACCATTGGCAGTGGCATTGCCGCTGCACTGGTGGCGCTCACAGTACGCTTGGAAATACTCGTCGAAATGATGTCCATCGGCACACTGCTCGCCTACACGTTGGTCTCCACCTGTGTGCTGGTGTTGCGCTATCAACCGCATAGTACGTCGCTGGTCGAGCTGCTGCCAGCACAGCTGCGCACACCGTTGGCGCCGGGCACGGCAACGGATCCGAGCGCTACCACCGCCGAAGTGTTGCCGTCGaacaaattaacaataaaacgTGTGACACGCGGCATGTCCGACTCGGATGATT
This genomic interval carries:
- the LOC105208654 gene encoding cationic amino acid transporter 2 — translated: MKPSDLLQLTERLKFKIPLPPGVTTTTLIPKLIRTKDVKQLQDGSAQPTKPKLTKCLNTLDLTSLGVGSCCGTGMYLVAGMVAKNLAGPGVIISFIIAAVASIFSGACYAEFGVRVPHTSGSAYMYSYVAVGEFVAFIIGWNMILEYLIGTSACACALSSSFDSLTGGAIANAIGDSIGTIFGKPPDFIAFGIALIMTCVLAMGASKSVIFNHTLNAINLATWVFVMAAGLFYVDTSTWTEHQGFLPYGWSGVFSGAATCFYAFIGFDIIATTGEEAHNPQKSIPKAIVGSLVIVLFAYVSVSLVLTLVVPYDHINAGAALVQMWSYVGAPKCRAIVAVGATAGLSVAMFGSMFPMPRVIYAMAQDGLIFRQLSQLWQRTNVPGLATIGSGIAAALVALTVRLEILVEMMSIGTLLAYTLVSTCVLVLRYQPHSTSLVELLPAQLRTPLAPGTATDPSATTAEVLPSNKLTIKRVTRGMSDSDDSFIDESPEGYLGRDDQFLVSDRSENKFYGSVHGAPTGPTGQATAFDTMGLNFVSRKIHDYAYLCPGFFPWINPGQATAESGMYVTKLVGIMFGLIFFLDLFAAIGWSGGFAAFIYFILFIGIFVILLIISRQPQNRYALAFLTPGLPFIPTIAITVNIYLIFKLSILTLVRFTIWMTLGFIMYFYYGITHSTLDQTTDEIELHVDKDYSKNVEEKAVWDQPTYMNQSNEPVWATKDTRAKQTTATTKRSNTNYSKATESNSTNQKQQTKNSTSTRNTTANSTTATATTTTTGNDGKFTMFIDETQFPTWDD